The following nucleotide sequence is from Silurus meridionalis isolate SWU-2019-XX chromosome 5, ASM1480568v1, whole genome shotgun sequence.
gtattttttcccaTTATAAAAGATTAGGCTCATACAATGATTGTTGTATTGCATACAGTacaaacattttacagtttCAGTTCCATGCTCAGGCTGTTTCTTAGCACTGTGCTTTATCTTTAGTGTTTTAgtgtaaataaagaaacatttatttatgaaaaggTTTTACTTAATAAAAAGACATGTAGAATATGTAATACGGTGCCTTCCACTAATATTGGCACTATTGGTAACTATGAACATGGTGACTATTAACACTTGCACTGCACTAATGGAGAGCAAACAATTGCAAACACAACCAATTATTATTTCTATGTGGCAGAAGTAATTGGCACCCATCTGAATTCatataagtaaaatatatttgaagtaTATTCTTATtgatatttgaaatattttagtaTACCTAGGTGTACAGGAACAGGAAATTATTCAACCATGACTTCCTATTTTACAGGAGTTTAAATATGAGGTAACACACAGGCCAAATTCCCTTAGTCATTCATCACAATATTAAGCtttacaaaatggaaagtatCTTATCAGAAAAtagtaaaaacaacaacaacaaaaaaacacaatgcataTTTAGTCCATCCAGTCAATAATTAGGAAACTCCAAAACTTGGAAATGTTATGAACTATTAGGAAAAGAACTCTATAGTGTGTCTATATAGTCTCAATGCACTGTGAAGAGGATAGTTTGAATGGCCGAAAAAATGGCACAGTCACAAAAAAAGTCACAGCTTAAGAATTTAGATAGTTTGAAGCAGAAGTTATTTGCATCTTGGTGTCAGAAAGTCTCCAAAATGACAATTTTTACATGAATTACCGAAAAGTTGTTTGGAAATATTTCAAGAAAAAAGCCTATACACTAATTAAAACACAGACTCAAGCATCTTTTGTTTGCCAGACACACACCACTCGAATTTCAAATGAGTTTGGGTGCTTTGGTTACATGAAACCATTAGAGAGCTGTGTTTGAAGCACACAGAAAAGTACCACAGCATATTAAATCCATATTAATCCATATTAAATCCATAACCCAGTTCATTGTTCTTAGCTTGCCTCCTATGTCTTCATTTCCCTCTGAACTTACAAGTCTGTTACCCTATTCTTATAATTTTATAACAAGCATATGCATTTTAAATTGTTAGtaaaagtttatataaattaataaatataaaacaatattaaaaaagacCACCAaattatgcattatttatttaaatatattttttaattctgttcTGTTTTGAATACTTTATTTCTATTACACAGAAACGGAAGGCATAGTAGCAATTATGATTGGACATAATCTGGGCAGAGACATTATAGACCTGATTGAGAGTGGGACTGATGTCTATATGAACATAGAAGTGGCTAACCGACATGGTCCCTGGAACCCTTTTTGGATTTACATCATGTCTTTCATCTTCTTTGGTATAACAGCTATTATTCTGGGCTACTTCATCTTTGTAGTCCTTAGCCGGTTCTACCAAAACCGACAGCTTCGGATCCACCAGGTTAGGCATTTACCAGCTTTCAGCtgactaattaatattaatttacagatgtgtgaAAATTAAAGTACTCTTTAAATTCTATGGttttatatatctttaaaatCATCTGGCTTAATACAACCTGATATAAACACCACCACATATTACACTGTGTCAtaatttattgtcattattaaacCCATCTTATGATCCAGTAGCTTATAGAACCACCTTTATCAGCAATAATGTAATCGTTTCGATATAATCAGTAATTTCTTGATGAGGTTTCTCACATTATTGTGGAGGAATTTTAGTTCATTCTTCTTTACAATGTTGCTTAAGTTTATTAAGTTGCACACTAATTTGCTAACATACAGCTCTCTTAAGGTACTTCCACCACATTTTAGTTGGGTTGACATGTGTTCTTTTACTGGGCAGCTGCAACACCttgattctgtttttttcagccattttttCAAGATTTGCTGGtttgcttgggatcattgtcctgttgcatgagCCAGTTTTGGCCATGCTTTAGCTATCAGACAGATGGCATCATATTTGACTCTTAAATACTTTGGTATACAGAGAGGTTCATGCCCAACTCAATAAATGCAAGGTGCCCAGGGTCTGTAACTGCAAAATATGCCcaaatcattttctttaaattgcTTGAAAATGGCCTTACATTATAACTCTTCCACAATTGATGGGCAGCAACAATTATTTCTCTAAGTTCATTTATGATGTCTTTCCTCCTTTGCATTGTTTTAACACTTTACTGAATGATCCAGACCAGCAAATTAAAGAGACTTGTGTGAAGTGATTTTCTAGACCTGGTCACATTTGCTGATGATCAAATAATAGTGGGCATATAATTCGCAGCACCTGACTGCTACTTAGCCTCTTATGTCCTTCAGAAGGAGTAAATgtgtacttagtttttcacaAATGACATTTCCATTTTGGCTTAAttgttgtaaaataaataattacagtgTAATATGTTATATGTTGTTCAAGTGAGGTTGTATTTACCAAAATTCAAAACATGAAAAGGACAGataatctttttacattttcaatacacTATAGAATTTAAAGAGGGTGTACTTCCAATTGatacaaatcattttttataattgagCCTGTAATTTGTGAAATAGCTATTCTGCTTAATTTTTATCTGTTCACAGAACTTGTCCTAcagttaagaaaaaaatatatataatgtactaTAGCAGTTGTGAATGTACACTATATTAGCGCCATTATTTAAGGATGGAAGTTTTTAttatgttaaacatttaagtaaatACAACCATTTAGAAAACTAATAAGTTAATGTTCTCTCAATAATTTACAGAAAAAGCTTAAAAAAGTGGCAGAGAAAGCTGTTGCCAAATTAGAAGTTCGGACTCTTCGGCGAACTGATCCGGTACTTTTTAACACAATAGACAGTTATTAACTAAGtattaagtatttatttgtgaagtattaataataattaaataaatgtcgTTACAGGAAGTTGAAGCAGAAGAGAGCAGCTGTGTTGTTTGCTTGGATGCCTTTATGAGGTGTGATGTCGTGACAACTCTGCCTTGCAGGTAGTTAATGGCTGAACTTTAAAGAACAGTGTGCTTTGACATATGTAAATCAAGTAGTTCACAGATAGAAATATTCCAAGCTGAATCCCTTCCAATGTTAAAATTCAGACTTTCttagtttatatatttacatccAATTTTAGATTTTGTCTTATAATATTGAGTTAACTGACAAtcaatttttattacatatttatatacaattaagCTAGGAAAACAGAGACAACTTGGTAAGAATGCAGTAAGATTCCAGAGATTGATGGTTTGTATCTGAGTGATATTTACTGCAAGTATTGTATCATACAGCAGTATGTAACActatcaattacattttatttgtatagtccATTTAACAGTGGGCATTGTCCCCAAGCAGTTTTAATGTTAATCCCTAATGGGCACACCAGTAGCAACACTGGCAAGGATACATCCTCATACTATCTTTGAGAtattatgaagaagaaaccttgagaggaaccagactcaaaaggaaacccatcctcatctgggtaacACTCATTGTTGTCAACTGTTCACTAAATGGCAGGTGAATGGCAGTTCATTGAAATTGTagccctaagccattgtagcagactgtttacattaaatacagtccaaatccatcagcATGGTTCTTCAGTGTAACCCTCCacagtaatttcatggatctttagaatGAATTAGCAGCAGTGAGTGGTCTTAAATTGAAGAGACCTCTCTCCAGAGGTAGAGTGCCAGGATAATTTAGGCAGGTTTGTAAAGAAATAAGAAACAGGATCATTAATACCTGTTTACCATGTTACCATGTTTAACTTGTTACAGTGGACCCCACTGTATTTGATGTTTCAACACAATTCGATGTTAACACAATTTGAGCATATTTTCAATTGAAAAGTGGAAAGGGGCTTATCttataaattaaaatctttaatgtatgcacctgtatattttgagcatttggcagaagcccttatccagagtgacttacaagtGAGCAGTTGAGGTTAATAGTCATGCTCAAGAgtccagcagtggtagcttggtggtgctgggatttggactcattaaccactgagctaccacatcaCTATATGTAAATCTTTATATTTCATCTGTAAATCTATTAAATAAAGTGGTTAATGTATAAACTGTTCATGGAACAGTATTGTCCTAATTTCTGTAATGTGCCTTATGATATGTCGCATGATCTGAGCAGAGTTCAGTTCAAGATCATAGGTcttttataaaatgattatGTGATTGTCAGCTTTATGAGAATTTTCATGacacttttaattttattatggTCTTTTATTGCTTTTGCAAGCCATATTTTCCACAAAACGTGCATTGAGCCATGGTTACTGGAACATCACACCTGTCCAATGTGTAAATATGACATTCTTATAGGAGAGGTAAGTTCCTTTTATACACTTTTGACTTAACCATTTAAATCTCCAGTGCCTGTAGACAGGTTCAGGCTTATTTTAAGTTTGagtttaagttatttaaagtttgatcttactaaataaaaaatgtttacaagaaCAAATAATTCATATTATGTTCTTTACGGTGGCTAATACATTTTAAGGTCATTAAATCTACTCTTTCTTATTTGACTACAGTTTATTtatggtaaaaagaaaaaaaacctttttgtctGATTTTAAGTCCTAgcatttttaacatttcataTCATATTTAAAACACTTGAATAAAGTTGCAAAGAGGTTAACTTAAAATTCTGGAGACATTAGGATAGCTCAGTACAattacaaatttaataaaaaaataacaaatgttttttaaacgCTGCCATGAAGCCTGGCCAGGAATCCCCTATACCACCAGCAGATGTCAGATTTTATCCAAGTTCTGTGTCAGGTTTACTGATCAACTCCCCAGGGGTGGTCACGTCTACAGAGCAACAAGGATTCCAGACTACTGAATGTAAGTaacttaaatatgtttttattcacCTTGAGTAATTTCATATTTCACATTCCCTTTAGCCCAGTTTTCCTTAAATAATATGTTGTATGAAATTAC
It contains:
- the LOC124385709 gene encoding RING finger protein 148 — protein: MKSDYRRIHGLTWTWLALWVFQSRTYSVSSMIFWTAYVEVFYMNQETNQTMSSMCECGVYGSKSPLKQAAGLVGLPISDSLACQPNTTFNKKDEPWIALIKRGNCTYSKKIQAARRAGASAAVIYNVDGPGNGTNTMSHAETEGIVAIMIGHNLGRDIIDLIESGTDVYMNIEVANRHGPWNPFWIYIMSFIFFGITAIILGYFIFVVLSRFYQNRQLRIHQKKLKKVAEKAVAKLEVRTLRRTDPEVEAEESSCVVCLDAFMRCDVVTTLPCSHIFHKTCIEPWLLEHHTCPMCKYDILIGEPGQESPIPPADVRFYPSSVSGLLINSPGVVTSTEQQGFQTTEFAAEEQNSSRMDHSYMNPAFEEEHQITDIYSHQV